A region from the Triticum aestivum cultivar Chinese Spring chromosome 3D, IWGSC CS RefSeq v2.1, whole genome shotgun sequence genome encodes:
- the LOC123079939 gene encoding 1-phosphatidylinositol-3-phosphate 5-kinase FAB1B isoform X2, whose product MDGENDVLTCSDSCWYKCSHGIDSSVTNGEMEWLSMQTSSCGTPYSTPYGSPRFSRGSSSSSYASCFSSFGGSLMDTDSEEDTELLDTGQLHPDIFVSDEFMEQGEENLVKEEECEPSHTTVFSGGANIPIPADQNILSSQTQLETDQDATKESCDAGNVILDTNLSSEPDRDTLTNDQLTGTQYGEEVTSLPMPGGEIVPLNEQVMDQVDSNKENTIVYNNILNAESGMKADADSENGIDCLYPLVLPSFETDPLIWLPPDPANKEDDVDTLANPDDDSDNDTKWGQSSLNLSFDEEGSNNSREDQLQKAMSEVMNGQFKILVSRFLAAEGFSLSDGATDNIWLDIVASLSWRAALLVKPDANMGNAMDPGLYVKVKCIASGSCQQSEVINGLVFKKTAAHKQMRANIKHPKLLILKGDIGQFSTGLSSMNSMKQESEQLEKSLSDMIGKCRPDVILVEKAVSRNVNEYVQKQGVTLVSDMNIHRLERIALCTGSPIISLQDVRTKTNLIKQCESVNFKKIVEEHNLTVEDGRRSPKTFLFLEGFPKPMGCTILLKGSTSETLKKIKRVLHFTVFAAYHLILETSFFTDQRSFITEKNASRKEDCLKIDSQLHFPGSTCDEQYANMEELADTKNSMSQHLHDSEIKNSRDSNSQCIQSNSSRPDPDPSTDIIGDISYISSAESTSGDGFDGSNIAAAPEKLSAHKKEASGKKFKETFDDETHTGTSTSLNPQTILISMSSQNIRNKAVCEQSHLSRITYYGNCDTSLGMHLQDTLLNEKHNCLSCGEPPEAHMYSYTHHDGTLTVLVKSLRLEEALSGEGQRRIWMWTRCLRCSGMPTPRVIISSSARNLSFAKFLELSFSTHSSAKKLSTCGHLLHRDCLRFFGLGSKVAVFRYSSIEIYSATKPPMTLQFHNPNRKDWLDVEVKSVLAEWKLLFSEIENTIQGLKSRYSGEAMGKNTNSSAYEGIFLEVSSMLAQERNVLEVSLKAFDHIARPETCAHEILSLNWLYQQLLLGFYVWDVRLYHLLQYIKLDGASSDNSNHKSIPENELSSKNISVPIHGDTLSVLNIGVERLEATINSSDDFDNSRGGIISEKDQLTEKSPIKELGSSPGEVDENGSHQNVLPVKNDEHPAPARSNEIYPIAMPSKHLPVLQNLLDFMSDDTREWVWNKLSHLEMGYKKEIETGDLNKFHLINKYTPTSSSLTQLKCQMNLMHFVAGPCGNILSIVEEEISSIIAYALAISEEQGIYSEAAFEKDELLSRRKLDKVAPSNLARGTSMPSSVISSKESLEKDHSLLNNTSSLSYEESTSGFYDSFLSALKDMHPEICLNSEKLGLKSKYTVVSVYARQFYELRKICCPSELVYISSISRCKLWNAQGGKSNAFFAKSMDDRFIIKEIKKTEFDSFLKYGLEYFKHFSESQVSSNPTCLAKILGIYQVKEIRNGKEARTSFMIMENLLFGRNILRRYDLKGALFSRYVADSTNPESVLLDQNFIEDMRTMPIYIKGKNKNFMERALWNDTSFLCNMNVMDYSLFVGVDKQKKELVFGIIDYLRQYTWDKQLESWVKTSLVVPKNLSPTVISPKEYKLRFRAFMSQYFKSVPDG is encoded by the exons ATGGATGGGGAAAATGACGTCCTTACCTGTAGTGATTCTTGCTGGTACAAGTGTAGCCATGGTATTGATTCATCAGTTACAAATGGTGAGATGGAATGGCTGAGCATGCAGACAAGCTCTTGTGGCACTCCTTACAGCACTCCTTACGGTTCTCCCCGTTTTAGCAGAGGAAGTTCTTCTTCCAGCTATGCTAGTTGCTTTTCAAGCTTTG GTGGCTCCCTCATGGATACCGACTCTGAAGAGGACACTGAGCTCCTAGATACTGGTCAACTTCATCCTGATATCTTCGTCAGTGATGAATTTATGGAGCAAGGAGAAGAGAATCTAGTAAAAGAGGAAGAATGTGAACCCAGTCATACTACTGTATTCAGTGGTGGTGCTAATATTCCCATCCCGGCTGACCAAAATATTCTATCTagtcaaacgcagttggagactgATCAAGATGCCACCAAGGAAAGTTGTGATGCCGGTAATGTCATCTTGGACACAAATTTATCTTCGGAACCTGATCGAGATACCCTGACCAATGATCAACTTACAGGAACACAATATGGTGAGGAGGTTACTAGCCTTCCCATGCCAGGAGGTGAAATAGTTCCGTTGAATGAGCAAGTTATGGATCAGGTTGACAGTAATAAGGAAAATACTATCGTTTACAACAACATATTGAATGCTGagtccggcatgaaagcagatgCTGACTCTGAGAATGGAATTGACTGCCTTTATCCACTAGTTTTGCCCAGTTTTGAGACAGACCCTCTCATTTGGTTACCACCAGACCCAGCAAATAAGGAGGATGATGTTGATACTCTTGCTAATCCCGATGATGATAGTGACAATGATACTAAGTGGGGTCAGTCAAGTTTGAATCTTAGCTTTGACGAGGAAGGAAGCAATAATAGCCGTGAAGATCAATTGCAGAAAGCAATGTCAGAAGTTATGAATGGACAATTCAAGATCCTTGTTAGTCGTTTTTTGGCTGCTGAAGGATTCTCCTTGTCTGATGGAGCAACCGATAATATCTGGCTTGATATTGTTGCTTCGTTATCGTGGCGTGCTGCCTTACTCGTCAAGCCTGATGCCAATATGGGAAATGCAATGGATCCAGGGTTGTATGTAAAGGTGAAATGCATAGCTTCAGGATCTTGCCAGCAGAG TGAAGTGATCAACGGTCTTGTTTTTAAGAAGACCGCCGCACATAAGCAGATGCGTGCCAACATTAAGCATCCTAAACTGTTGATTCTTAAGGGTGACATTGGTCAATTTTCTACCGGGCTATCATCAATGAATTCAATGAAACAG GAAAGCGAGCAGTTGGAGAAAAGTCTCAGCGATATGATAGGCAAATGCCGGCCGGATGTTATATTGGTGGAGAAAGCGGTTTCACGAAATGTAAATGAATATGTTCAGAAACAAGGAGTTACCTTGGTTAGTGACATGAATATCCATCGCCTGGAAAGAATCGCTCTTTGTACTGGTTCTCCAATCATCTCATTGCAGGATGTTCGTACGAAAACTAACCTTATTAAGCAGTGTGAATCtgtcaatttcaaaaaaattgttgaGGAGCATAATCTAACTGTAGAAGATGGAAGGAGGTCACCCAAAACATTTTTATTTCTAGAAGGTTTTCCGAAACCTATGGGATGCACA ATATTGCTAAAAGGATCAACAAGTGAAACATTGAAGAAGATTAAGCGTGTTCTCCATTTCACTGTCTTTGCAGCTTACCATTTGATCCTTGAAACATCATTTTTCACCGACCAAAGATCATTTATAACCGAAAAAAATGCTTCCCGTAAAGAGGACTGTTTAAAAATCGATTCGCAGCTACATTTTCCTGGCAGCACTTGTGATGAGCAGTATGCTAATATGGAGGAGTTAGCCGACACTAAAAACTCCATGTCGCAGCATCTTCATGATTCCGAAATTAAGAATTCCAGAGATTCCAACAGCCAATGTATTCAGTCTAATTCATCGCGGCCTGATCCAGATCCCTCGACAGATATTATTGGGGACATCTCATATATCAGCTCTGCTGAGTCAACTTCAGGTGATGGGTTTGATGGGTCAAATATTGCTGCTGCTCCAGAAAAACTAAGTGCGCATAAAAAAGAAGCATCTGGCAAGAAATTTAAAGAAACTTTTGATGATGAAACGCACACGGGGACTAGCACTTCTCTAAATCCTCAGACCATACTAATTTCGATGTCCAGCCAAAACATCAGGAATAAAGCAGTTTGTGAGCAGAGTCATCTTTCCAGGATAACTTATTATGGGAATTGTGACACATCTCTTGGGATGCATTTGCAAGATACTTTACTTAACGAG AAGCACAATTGCTTATCATGTGGTGAGCCTCCAGAAGCTCACATGTACTCTTACACTCACCATGATGGTACCCTCACTGTTCTTGTGAAAAGCCTTCGATTGGAGGAAGCACTTTCCGGTGAGGGTCAAAGAAGAATTTGGATGTGGACCAGGTGCTTGAGATGCAGTGGTATGCCCACACCAAGGGTTATAATATCTTCCTCTGCACGCAACCTTTCGTTTGCGAAGTTTTTGGAACTCAGTTTCTCGACACATTCTTCTGCTAAGAAGCTGTCAACATGTGGACATTTGCTGCACAGGGACTGCCTACGTTTCTTTGG ATTGGGATCCAAAGTTGCTGTGTTCAGATACTCATCTATTGAAATATATTCCGCTACTAAGCCACCAATGACTTTGCAGTTCCATAACCCAAACAGAAAAGATTGGCTCGATGTTGAAGTTAAGAGT GTCCTTGCTGAATGGAAGCTACTCTTCTCTGAAATTGAAAACACAATACAAGGCTTGAAATCAAGATACTCTGGTGAAGCCATGGGGAAGAACACAAACAGTTCAGCGTATGAGGGAATATTTTTGGAAGTCAGTAGTATGCTTGCACAAGAAAGGAACGTACTTGAG GTTTCTCTGAAGGCATTTGACCACATTGCAAGGCCTGAGACTTGTGCTCACGAGATCCTTAGCTTGAACTGGCTGTATCAGCAACTTCTTCTTGGATTCTATGTTTGGGATGTCCGTTTGTATCATCTTCTTCAGTACATTAAACTTGATGGCGCATCTTCAGACAATTCTAACCACAAAAGCATACCGGAGAATGAGCTGAGTTCTAAAAATATTTCCGTACCCATACATGGGGACACACTGTCTGTCCTGAATATTGGAGTGGAAAGACTGGAAGCAACTATAAATTCTTCTGACGATTTTGACAATTCTCGTGGTGGCATAATTTCAGAGAAGGATCAGCTTACTGAGAAATCACCAATTAAAGAGCTTGGGTCTTCTCCAGGTGAGGTTGATGAAAATGGgtcacatcaaaatgtgttaccaGTTAAGAATGATGAACACCCTGCACCAGCCAGAAGCAATGAAATTTACCCTATTGCCATGCCAAGTAAACATTTGCCTGTATTGCAAAACTTGTTGGATTTCATGAGTGATGACACAAGAGAATGGGTCTGGAATAAGTTGAGTCACTTGGAAATGGGATACAAGAAAGAAATTGAAACTGGCGATCTGAATAAGTTCCATCTCATCAACAAATACACCCCAACTTCTTCATCACTGACACAACTCAAATGTCAAATGAATTTGATGCATTTTGTAGCTGGCCCCTGTGGTAATATTTTGTCAATTGTTGAGGAAGAGATATCTAGCATCATTGCTTATGCACTGGCTATATCTGAAGAGCAAGGAATTTATTCTGAAGCTGCATTTGAAAAGGATGAACTTTTATCTAGAAGAAAGCTTGATAAGGTTGCACCTAGCAACTTGGCCAGAGGTACCTCTATGCCGTCATCAGTTATCTCTTCGAAGGAGTCTTTAGAAAAGGATCATAGCCTATTAAACAATACATCGTCATTATCATATGAGGAATCAACATCTGGATTTTATGATTCATTTCTGTCAGCATTAAAAGATATGCATCCTGAAATTTGTCTGAATAGTGAAAAGCTAGGTTTGAAGAGCAAATACACTGTGGTTTCTGTATATGCAAGGCAATTCTATGAGCTTCGGAAGATATGTTGCCCATCCGAGCTTGTGTATATTTCATCCATAAGCCGTTGTAAACTATGGAATGCACAAGGTGGTAAGAGCAATGCTTTTTTTGCGAAATCAATGGATGACAGATTTATCATAAAAGAAATCAAGAAAACAGAGTTTGACTCGTTCTTAAAGTATGGTCTTGAATATTTCAAGCATTTTAGTGAATCTCAGGTCTCAAGTAACCCTACTTGCCTTGCAAAAATTCTGGGAATATATCAG GTCAAAGAAATTAGGAATGGCAAGGAGGCAAGGACTAGTTTCATGATTATGGAGAATCTTTTATTTGGCCGTAACATACTGCGTAGATATGATCTGAAGGGTGCTCTTTTCTCACGATATGTTGCTGATTCAACAAATCCAGAAAGTGTACTGTTGGATCAAAATTTTATTGAAGACATGCGTACCATGCCTATCTACattaaaggaaaaaacaaaaacttcatGGAACGTGCTCTTTGGAATGATACATCCTTTCTATGT AACATGAATGTCATGGATTACTCCTTATTTGTTGGAGTGGACAAACAGAAGAAGGAACTTGTATTCGGGATAATAGATTACTTG